TACACCGGGCAAAATTGTTACCTGCAAAACAGCGACTTGAAGCGTTTCATTAGCATTGCCGCCCAGGTGCGGATTGGGCCAACCAATCACCCTTACAACCGGGCTTCCCAACACGTCTTTGCCTACAACGGGACGACCTTTGGCTTTGACCAGCCCGACGTTGAGTTCTTGGCTAACCGCAAGCAGGTCCGGACCACGATTGGTAACGATGTTTGGATTGGGCACGGTGCCATCATTCAAGCGGGCCTAACGGTCGGCGACGGGGCGGTGATTGGCTCCGGGGCCGTGGTCACCCATGACGTGGAACCCTACACGATCGTCGGCGGGGTCTCGGCCAAGAAGATCAAGGACCGCTTCCCCGACGAGATTAAGGCGGACCTAGAAAAGATCGCTTGGTGGGATTGGTCACGGGAACAATTAGAGGCTAACTACCTCGACTTCCGTTTACCAATTGAGGAATTTGTCCAAAAACACCTTCACGCTTAATTTAAGCGGTGCCGGGAAGTGTGCTACAATGGTTAGCGACTAACCTTTGGTGGGCACGGTGATGTCTCACCGCCCCGGTAAAATAAGGGGACGACCAAAGCGGCCGTCCCTTTTTAATGGAGGAAGCGTTTTGAGCAAGAAAGTATGGCGCTGGTTGTTGTTAATTGTCGCCCTGATCGCCATTGGTGGTGGGGCAGCTTGGTACTTGCGTGGTGAACCGTCCCTCGTCGCCAACCAAGAGCAACAACGGATTTTAAAGAAGAAAATTCTCTTGGTTGCCCTAGGGGACTCGTTGACCCACGGCCAGGGGGATGAAAAAAAGCAGGGTGGTTACGTGGGGCAAATTAAGACCCGCTTGGAAGATAAGTATGGCAACCAGGTGACCACCGAAAACTTTGGTGTCACCGGGGACCGGTCCGATCAAATTAAGGCCCGGCTCGATAGCCAAAGGGAAATCCAAACCGGACTCAAGAGCGCCGACGTGATCGTGATGACCGTTGGGGGCAATGACCTGATGCAAACGTTAGAAAAGGCCGCCTTTTCGACGTCCTCGGTAACGGTGGAAAAAGACGTGAATGCGGCGGGTAAGCTTTATCAGACTAAGCTTACGGCCCTCTTTAAAGACGTCCGAAAGTATAACCCAAACGCCCAGCTTTTCGTGTTCTCGATCTATAATCCTTTTTACACCTACTTTCCGAACGTGACGGTGATTTCCAAGTCGGTTGCCAAGTGGAACCAGTTGACTAAGCGGCTGGTTGCCAAGTACCAACCAGCAACCTTTGTGGACATCAACCACACCCTTTCTTATGGTCAATACACGACCCGGGCGGCCCGCCAGCAATTGGTCAGTCAGGCGAAAAAATCCAATAACGATCAGATCACCCAAGCGGCGGTTCTTGCAATCATGAACAACAAGGACCATAACCTAAACAACTACATTTCGACGTCAGATAACTTCCACCCCAATCACCTGGGTTACACCAAGATGACCGAGAAACTCTTTGACGCGATGGTGAAAAATAACAACTTTGAGTACCAAACGAGGTAGAATATGCACAGACAACCAAGAAAACGGAACCCGTGGAAGTGGGCCTTTCTCATTTTGGCCACTTTGGTCGTGATTTTCATTGGGGTGGTGATCGATAAAACGACCGCCCCGGTCTCCGTTCCCAAAGAGATCAGTGCCACCAAACAGGCGGACACCTCGGTGGAGGTAACCTTAAACCGCAAGCAAGTTAACGCCCTGTCGGCTAACTACTTGAATAAGTTCTTAAAGGACTCCAAGGTGAAGTACCGCTTCGTCGTCGGTAAAAAGTACGCGACCGTCATTGGCCGGACTAAATTTTTGGGGGCAACGGTGCAGTTTTCTTTGAACTTCATCCCGCAAAAAACTAGTCAGGGTAACGTTTTGTTGCGCGCCAAGGGATTAGCGGTTGGACGACTAAACCTGCCGATCCGGTTTGTGATGGCCTTTTTAAAGAAGAACTATAAGCTGCCCCAGTGGGTTAGTTTAAACGTGAAAAAAGAAACGATCCTGCTGGATTTAAATAAGTACAGCCAGGATAAATCCGTGCAATATACCGCCAAAGAAATCAACATGACCAACGGCACCTTCCGCTTTTTGATTACGATTCCAACTAAATAGGAGGCCCCCATGTACCGCGAGAGTTTTTACCACTTTTTGATGACCCAACGAAACCCCAACCAACCCGATGAGGTGGAGCAGTTTGCCAATAACGCCTTTTATGACTCCGCCTTTCCCAAGCAGTCACAAGATTTTGACGAGATTTCTAAGTACTTAGAAGAAAACGCCGAGTACCTACCGTCAATGCTGATCTTTGATGACGCTTGGCGCCGCTACGAACAGAAGATGAATTAGGAGGAAAATGATGGCAACGATTCAATGGTTCCCCGGCCATATGGCCAAGGCCCTGCGCCAAATTAAAGAACAAATGCCCTTAGTCGACATCGTCTTTGAACTGGTCGACGCCCGCGTTCCGTATTCAACGCAAAACCCGGAGATTAACCGGATGGCCGGCGACAAACCCCGCCTGTTAATCATGACCAAAACCGACCTGGCCGACCCGACGACAACGGCCCACTGGATCGACTACTTTGAACAAAACGGTCAACCGGTCTTGGCGCTCGATTCCAGGGCCCACCAGGTTGCTAAACAGGTGACCGTAAAGGCCCAACAGATTCTAAAGGACCAGTTGGCCGCCGAGCGAGCAAAGGGGATGCAAAAGCGGGCGATCCGGGCGATGTGCGTCGGGGTTCCCAACGTTGGTAAGTCCACCTTGCTCAACCACTTGGTGAAAAAAAACGTTGCCGCGACCGGGAACCGGCCAGGGGTGACGACCGGCCAACAATGGCTACGTTCCTCGGCCGACTTGGAACTGTTAGACACCCCCGGGGTCTTATGGCCTAAGTTTGCCACCCAAACCCAGGCCAAGATGTTGGCCCTGTCCGGGGCGATCAAGGACTCGCTGTACCCTAAAGACGACGTGGCGATCTTTGCCCTGGATTACTTACGGGCCCACCGTACCCAAGAGCTCATGACCCGCTACCGGTTGAGCCCGGCTAGTCTTGAAGACGGTGTGACCACCCCAGACCTGTTGTTAGAAATCACCAAGAAAATGGGGATGAAAGACGATTACGACCGGGCCAGCGAGCGGCTGATTTTTGAAATGCGGCGGGGTAAATTGGGAACCTTTACCCTTGAAGACCCCACCGATTTGGAAGCGGGGGACGAAGATGAGTAAGCAATCGGTGGCCCAGGTCAGGGCATTGCTTTCGTCAATCACCGATCCCCAGGACCCCCGACTGGCAGAGTTCAAGGACGACCCGCGTAAGGGCGTTCAGGCCGCGTTAAACCAGTTCGCCAAGCGGCTGGAAAAAAGGGCCAAGGCGCGGGCCGCCTTTTTGAACCGCTTCCGCTACGAAAACCAGCTTTGGCAGGCCGGTCACCAGTACGTCGCCGGAATCGACGAGGTCGGGCGTGGCCCACTGGCTGGCCCGGTGGTGACTTGCGCCGTGGTCTTAGACAGCCAGTTTGACCTAGTTGGCGTGACCGATTCAAAGCAGTTAAGCCGCCACGAGCGCGAACAGTTGTACCTGCGGATCCTCGATGAAGCCGTTGAGGTTTCCCTAGCGGTCAGTCCGGCTCAAGAAATTGACCGGCTTAACATCTATGCGGCCACCCAGGCGGCGATGATTCGCTCGGTCAAAGCACTCCACCACCAGCCCAGCCACCTGATTGTCGATGCGGTCCCGTTAGACATTCCGGTACCCCAAACGACGTTAATCAAGGGGGATCAAAAGAGCATCTCGGTGGCAGCCGCCTCGATTGTGGCTAAGGAGTACCGGGACCACCTGATGGCAATTTACGATCGTCTGTATCCCGGCTACGGCTTTAAGGACAACATGGGTTACGGCACGGCGGCCCACCTAGCTGGCTTAGAGCAGCTGGGGGCCTGCCCGATCCACCGGCGGACCTTCCGACCGGTGCCAGATTACGTCAATTAATTTCGTCACCATTACCGATTCCTCCGTACTTAACAGTAGGGAGGAATTTTTTATGCAACCACGAGAATTTATCTTTCGCTTAAGCCTCTGTCCCGGCCTCGGTCCGTTAAGCCGGGTGCGCCTGTGGCGAGTTGCCGAGCAAAACTACTGCTTTGACAATTTGGAATTACTCACCAGCCAGTCGCAGATTACACCACGGGTCAAGGAAAGCTTGCTAAAAAACTGGGCGAGCCCCTATTTGGACCGGTTGGTTGAACAAAATTACCGGGTCCCCCAAATTACCCTGCTGGATCCCGATTACCCAGCAATCTTACGGGAAATCTACTGCCCACCCCTGGTTTTGTACTACCAGGGCAACCGGGACCTATTCAAAATGCCGGCCCTGGCGGTGGTCGGGTCTCGTCAGGCAACTAGCTACGGCTTCACCGTCTTAGAGAAACTGATTCCCAGCGTCGTTAACCACCGGATTGCCATTGTGTCGGGGCTGGCGAGGGGGATCGATTCGCGGAGTCACGAGCAGGCCCTGGCAAGCGGGGGCGCCGTGATCGGGGTGATCGGGACCGGCCTGGACCAAACTTACCCCCGATCAAACGGTGCCTTGCAGGCCCAAGTGGCCGACCAAGGCCTCTTGTTAACCGAGTACCCCCTGCAAACCCCGCCCTTGCCGAGCCACTTTCCCGCCCGCAACCGGATCATCGCCGGGCTTTGCCAAACTTGTTTGGTGGTGGAAGCAAAGCAGCAGAGTGGCAGTTTGATCACCGCTAACTTAGCCCTGCAGGAGAACCGCAATGTTTGTGCGGTCCCCGGCCCCATTACCAGCCTGACCTCGCTTGGCACCAACGAATTAATTAGTGAAGGGGCGCAACCAATCTTAAACAGCAAGGACTTGTTAGCGGAGTTTGACCCCTGGTTTGAAGCCGAAGCTTAGTTTAACTTTGCATCTTTCATTTGACAGCAGGGCGCCCGTGCATTAATAATAAATGGAATAGATTATTAAATGACAGGAGCCGATGAGTTTGGCAACTAAACAAGAAAGCACAACAAAGAAAAAAACCACCCGGCGCAAAGTTAGCCGGACCAACCAAAAGAAGCTGGTCATCGTTGAATCGCCTTCCAAGGCCAAGACGATTGGTAAGTACCTCGGACGGACTTACAAGGTCGTCGCAAGCCTCGGCCACGTCCGCGACCTCCCCAAGTCGCGGATGGGGGTCGATATTGACCACGATTACCAACCCGATTACATTTCGATCCGGGGTAAGGGGGACGTGATTAAGGAATTGCGCAAGGACGCCAAGGCGGCCAAGGCCGTCTACCTGGCTTCCGACCCGGACCGTGAAGGGGAAGCCATCGCTTGGCACGTGGCGAACCTCTTGAAGATGGACCCGACCGAAAAGAACCGGGTCACCTTCCACGAAATCACCAAGGATGCCGTTAAAGAGGCCTTTAAAGAACCTCGCACGATTAACATGGACCTAGTGGACGCTCAGCAGGCCCGCCGGGTGCTCGACCGCTTAGTGGGGTACTCGATTTCGCCAATCCTCTGGAAAAAGGTTAAAAAGGGCCTGTCGGCGGGGCGGGTGCAATCCGTCGCCTTGAACCTCATCATCCAGCGCGAAAACGAGATTCGGAATTTCGTTCCCGAAGAATACTGGACGATTGACGCCGACTTCAAAAAGGGCCGAGAAAAGTTCCAAGCGAGCTTCTACGGCCAAAACGGTAAGAAGGCCAACCTGAAGAACCAAGAAGCCGTCCAAGCGGTTCTACAACAACTCGACCGCCAGCAGGACTTTTCAATTACCAAAGTTGACCGGCGGGAACGGCGCCGGATGCCGCAACCACCGTTTACCACCTCGACAATGCAACAGGATGCCAACCGCCGTTTAAACTTCCGGACCCGTAAAACGATGATGGCCGCCCAACAACTGTACGAAGGGATTAACATCGGCCAGGGCGCCGCCGTCGGGCTAATTACCTACATGCGGACCGACTCCACCCGGATTGCTGGGGTGGCTAAGCACGAGGCTTCCACTTTCATCCACGAACACTACGGGGCGGAATACGCCGCCACCAAGCCGGTCAAGGGGAAGCTACAAGAAGGGGCCCAAGATGCCCACGAAGCAATTCGGCCGACCTCAGTTAACCGGACCCCGGCCGAGATGAAGGAGTTTTTGACCCCTGACCAATACAAACTCTACAACCTGATCTGGTCGCGCTTTGTCGCCAGTCAGATGACCCCGCAAGTGACGGACACGATGGCCGTCACCATCACCCAAAATGGGGTCGACTTCCGCGCCAACGGGTCGAAGGTTAAGTTTGATGGTTTTACTAAGGTCTACAAGGGGAGCCAGGGTAAGGATAATATCTTACCTAACCTAGAAGAGGGCGACGCCGTCAAGATGGTCGCCGACAATCCGGCCCAACATTTCACCCAGCCACCGGCTCGCTTCACCGAAGCCACCCTGGTTAAGACGCTGGAAGAAAACGGGGTTGGGCGCCCGTCCACCTACGCGCCAACCTTAGATACGATCCAACGCCGCTACTACGTCAAGCTAGAATCTCGTCACTTTGAACCAACTGAACTTGGGGAAATCGTTAACGATTTGATTGCCAAGCAGTTCCCGGACATCGTCAACGTCAAGTTTACCGCCGAGGTGGAAGACTCACTTGATAAGATCGAAGAGGGCAAGGAAAACTGGGTGCAAGTCGTTGATGGCTTCTACAAGCCGTTCTCAAAGGAAGTGGCCACGGCCGAAGAGCAGGTGGCTAAGATTGAGATGAAGGATGAACTAGCCGGGTCCAATTGCGAGATTTGTGGTGCCCCGATGGTCATTAAGATGGGGAAGTACGGTAAGTTTTACGCTTGTTCCCGCTTTCCGAACTGCCGTAACACCAAGGCGATCGTTAAAGACACCGGGGTCGAATGCCCACTTTGCCACCAGGGAACGGTGGTGGAACGTAAGTCCAAGAAGAACCGGGTCTTTTACGGTTGTTCTCGGTACCCGGACTGTGACTTCCTGTCTTGGGACCGGCCAATTGGTCGCGACTGCCCAAAGGATGGGCACTTCTTGGTTGAAAAAAAGGTCAAGGGGGGCAAGCAAGTCCTCTGTCCAAACGGGGATTACAAGGAAGAAGTTCAAAAATAATCTAATTGACGCCTGCCTAAGATGGTGGGCGTTTTTAGACGATTTTTACGAAAGGGTTTCCATTTCCGATTTTCTTGCGATATTTACTATGTTATAATTTTTTTAAAGTTTTGTCGGGAGGGGATCATTTGGTAATGGATGAAGAATTAGAAGCGTCCTTTTTAAAGGAACAGGAAAGACGACTCGCCGCATCAACCATCGCGGGGTACGGTCGCAACCTCAACTTTGTTCGCCGGTCTTACCAGGGCGAGTGGCCGGGGTGGGTCCACCTTTCGACCGCCCAAATTCGCGCCTTTTTCGTTCGCCGGCAAAAAGAGGGGGTTAGCGTGGCCACTACCCGTTATCAGGCCACGACCCTCCGCCGGTTTTACCACTACTTACTGGAGCAGGGGTTGGTGGACCAAAATCCCCTGGTCGGGATCCAATTTGACGAGGTCGGTGGTGCCAGGGGCAACCTGCCCAACTACCAATTGTTGATGGAATCGATCGAGCAAAACAGCAAGCGGGCGACCCTCTTAGAACGGGTCGCCACCTACTTGGTAATCGAGACTGGCATGCGAACGGGCGAGCTAATCGCCCTATGTTGGGGGCAGGTGGACGTAACCATGAAAATGGTCCTGATTAAAGGCGAGGACCAAACCGAGCGCTACGTTCCCTTGCCTGATGACCTGTTAGGCTTATTAAGCCAGTTAGAAGCGGCTTATGCGACGCCACCGACGGTCAGGGAACGGGTGCTGACGTTGGCGAATGGGAAACCGGTTAGCCGTTCTTGGGTTGAACGAACCGTCCGCCGGGTTAGCGGAGGCGCCACGCCCGCGAACCTACGCCATGCCTATTTGAACAAGGTCGTGTTAGAACAACGCCTGGAAGACGCCAACCGGTTGGCGGGCCATAAGACCCTAGTGGCCACGGCGGGTTACCAACAAGGGCAGGTTCAGGATTTGAAGAAGAAGTATCAACAGTATTTCTAGAGAGGAAGAGCAACGATGATTACGATCACAAACGAGCGTTTAATGGTCCAAATTGACCCCCTGGGGGCGCAGATGCACAGCATTAAGCGGCGGGGTGAGGACACTGAGTACTTGTGGCAAGGGGACGCCCAGTCCTGGTCACGCCAGGCCCCGGTCCTGTTTCCCTTCGTAGGGCGTTTGAAAGATGATCACTACGGCTTTGAAGGACGAGATTTTCACCAAACCCAGCACGGCTTTGCCCGCGGTCGGGAATTTAAACTGGTTAACCAGGCCGCTGATTTAGCGGTTTTTGAGTTAGAAAGCGATGAACAAACACGGACCGTTTACCCCTTTGAATTCCGCCTGACGATCACTTACGCTTTGGTGGAAGATCAGTTAGTGATCAGCTACCAGGTGGCTAACCCCGCAAGTGAGCAGGTATTACGCTACGCTTTGGGGGCCCACCCGGGATTCAACGTTCCGTTAACGGCGGCTGGTCAGTTTGAAACGGCGACTTTGACGGCTGACCCGGCTAAAGTTTACCCCCAAATTCCTTTGGTGGGGCCATACAGCGACCTTGGTCACCCCAAGGAACTGGACGCCCGGCGGCCAATTCAGTTAAACCACGACCTCTTTGACCATGACGCCTTAGTTTTCGCCCCTTATGGTGCCGACCTGTCCTTAACCCTAACCGAACCGGAGAGCGGCCACGGGGTTACGGTTCTCACCAGTGGCAACCCCTTCGTGGGGGTTTGGTCGCAATACCCTAACACCGGGAACTTCTTGTGCATCGAACCGTGGTGGGGCTTAGCCGATGGGGTTGATAGTGACGGTCAATTGACCCATAAGCCGGCCATGAACCAGTTAGCTCCGGGAGGCGTTGCCAACTACCAATTCAGCATCCGTCCCTTTTAAATCAGTAACTAAAAAAAGACCTTCTGCCCAGGGAAACACCTAGGAGAAGGTCTTTTCAATTGCCAGTCTACTTGCGGTTCTTGAGGTAGTGGCCCAGGCCGAAGGAAACCATCGATTCTTGGCCGTGGATGATCCGGTTGATGTTGCTACGGTGGCGGTAAATGACCACCGCCGTTAAAATACCAGCCACGGTCGCTAAGATATAGTCGTGCATCACCAGGGCGATCACGAAGATGCTGGTAATCCCAATGATTGAGGCCGCCGAAGCCATCGAGGTGATTAGCAACACCGCTACGAAGATGGCGGAGGCCAGGAGAAACATTGGCGGATTGTAGGCCAAGAGGATCCCAGCCGAGGTGGCCACGGCCTTGCCGCCGTGGAAGTGGTCGAAGATAGAAACCGTGTGACCAAGGGAAGCAAAGATCCCAATCAACAAAGGGTTGATGTTGCTGTGGAAGAGGTAGGGTTGGCTAGCCGCCAAGGTCCCCTTTAAAATGTCCATGACCAAGACCACCGTTCCC
The nucleotide sequence above comes from Limosilactobacillus fermentum. Encoded proteins:
- a CDS encoding DapH/DapD/GlmU-related protein, with protein sequence MHIEFPKLKRDEPTLGEGAQVNKTTFGQWVELGDRTLADNCTIGDYTYTGQNCYLQNSDLKRFISIAAQVRIGPTNHPYNRASQHVFAYNGTTFGFDQPDVEFLANRKQVRTTIGNDVWIGHGAIIQAGLTVGDGAVIGSGAVVTHDVEPYTIVGGVSAKKIKDRFPDEIKADLEKIAWWDWSREQLEANYLDFRLPIEEFVQKHLHA
- a CDS encoding SGNH/GDSL hydrolase family protein gives rise to the protein MSKKVWRWLLLIVALIAIGGGAAWYLRGEPSLVANQEQQRILKKKILLVALGDSLTHGQGDEKKQGGYVGQIKTRLEDKYGNQVTTENFGVTGDRSDQIKARLDSQREIQTGLKSADVIVMTVGGNDLMQTLEKAAFSTSSVTVEKDVNAAGKLYQTKLTALFKDVRKYNPNAQLFVFSIYNPFYTYFPNVTVISKSVAKWNQLTKRLVAKYQPATFVDINHTLSYGQYTTRAARQQLVSQAKKSNNDQITQAAVLAIMNNKDHNLNNYISTSDNFHPNHLGYTKMTEKLFDAMVKNNNFEYQTR
- a CDS encoding YpmS family protein, whose protein sequence is MHRQPRKRNPWKWAFLILATLVVIFIGVVIDKTTAPVSVPKEISATKQADTSVEVTLNRKQVNALSANYLNKFLKDSKVKYRFVVGKKYATVIGRTKFLGATVQFSLNFIPQKTSQGNVLLRAKGLAVGRLNLPIRFVMAFLKKNYKLPQWVSLNVKKETILLDLNKYSQDKSVQYTAKEINMTNGTFRFLITIPTK
- a CDS encoding YozE family protein, which translates into the protein MYRESFYHFLMTQRNPNQPDEVEQFANNAFYDSAFPKQSQDFDEISKYLEENAEYLPSMLIFDDAWRRYEQKMN
- the ylqF gene encoding ribosome biogenesis GTPase YlqF: MATIQWFPGHMAKALRQIKEQMPLVDIVFELVDARVPYSTQNPEINRMAGDKPRLLIMTKTDLADPTTTAHWIDYFEQNGQPVLALDSRAHQVAKQVTVKAQQILKDQLAAERAKGMQKRAIRAMCVGVPNVGKSTLLNHLVKKNVAATGNRPGVTTGQQWLRSSADLELLDTPGVLWPKFATQTQAKMLALSGAIKDSLYPKDDVAIFALDYLRAHRTQELMTRYRLSPASLEDGVTTPDLLLEITKKMGMKDDYDRASERLIFEMRRGKLGTFTLEDPTDLEAGDEDE
- a CDS encoding ribonuclease HII, whose product is MSKQSVAQVRALLSSITDPQDPRLAEFKDDPRKGVQAALNQFAKRLEKRAKARAAFLNRFRYENQLWQAGHQYVAGIDEVGRGPLAGPVVTCAVVLDSQFDLVGVTDSKQLSRHEREQLYLRILDEAVEVSLAVSPAQEIDRLNIYAATQAAMIRSVKALHHQPSHLIVDAVPLDIPVPQTTLIKGDQKSISVAAASIVAKEYRDHLMAIYDRLYPGYGFKDNMGYGTAAHLAGLEQLGACPIHRRTFRPVPDYVN
- the dprA gene encoding DNA-processing protein DprA, with translation MQPREFIFRLSLCPGLGPLSRVRLWRVAEQNYCFDNLELLTSQSQITPRVKESLLKNWASPYLDRLVEQNYRVPQITLLDPDYPAILREIYCPPLVLYYQGNRDLFKMPALAVVGSRQATSYGFTVLEKLIPSVVNHRIAIVSGLARGIDSRSHEQALASGGAVIGVIGTGLDQTYPRSNGALQAQVADQGLLLTEYPLQTPPLPSHFPARNRIIAGLCQTCLVVEAKQQSGSLITANLALQENRNVCAVPGPITSLTSLGTNELISEGAQPILNSKDLLAEFDPWFEAEA
- the topA gene encoding type I DNA topoisomerase, coding for MSLATKQESTTKKKTTRRKVSRTNQKKLVIVESPSKAKTIGKYLGRTYKVVASLGHVRDLPKSRMGVDIDHDYQPDYISIRGKGDVIKELRKDAKAAKAVYLASDPDREGEAIAWHVANLLKMDPTEKNRVTFHEITKDAVKEAFKEPRTINMDLVDAQQARRVLDRLVGYSISPILWKKVKKGLSAGRVQSVALNLIIQRENEIRNFVPEEYWTIDADFKKGREKFQASFYGQNGKKANLKNQEAVQAVLQQLDRQQDFSITKVDRRERRRMPQPPFTTSTMQQDANRRLNFRTRKTMMAAQQLYEGINIGQGAAVGLITYMRTDSTRIAGVAKHEASTFIHEHYGAEYAATKPVKGKLQEGAQDAHEAIRPTSVNRTPAEMKEFLTPDQYKLYNLIWSRFVASQMTPQVTDTMAVTITQNGVDFRANGSKVKFDGFTKVYKGSQGKDNILPNLEEGDAVKMVADNPAQHFTQPPARFTEATLVKTLEENGVGRPSTYAPTLDTIQRRYYVKLESRHFEPTELGEIVNDLIAKQFPDIVNVKFTAEVEDSLDKIEEGKENWVQVVDGFYKPFSKEVATAEEQVAKIEMKDELAGSNCEICGAPMVIKMGKYGKFYACSRFPNCRNTKAIVKDTGVECPLCHQGTVVERKSKKNRVFYGCSRYPDCDFLSWDRPIGRDCPKDGHFLVEKKVKGGKQVLCPNGDYKEEVQK
- a CDS encoding site-specific integrase, producing the protein MDEELEASFLKEQERRLAASTIAGYGRNLNFVRRSYQGEWPGWVHLSTAQIRAFFVRRQKEGVSVATTRYQATTLRRFYHYLLEQGLVDQNPLVGIQFDEVGGARGNLPNYQLLMESIEQNSKRATLLERVATYLVIETGMRTGELIALCWGQVDVTMKMVLIKGEDQTERYVPLPDDLLGLLSQLEAAYATPPTVRERVLTLANGKPVSRSWVERTVRRVSGGATPANLRHAYLNKVVLEQRLEDANRLAGHKTLVATAGYQQGQVQDLKKKYQQYF
- a CDS encoding aldose 1-epimerase family protein; the protein is MITITNERLMVQIDPLGAQMHSIKRRGEDTEYLWQGDAQSWSRQAPVLFPFVGRLKDDHYGFEGRDFHQTQHGFARGREFKLVNQAADLAVFELESDEQTRTVYPFEFRLTITYALVEDQLVISYQVANPASEQVLRYALGAHPGFNVPLTAAGQFETATLTADPAKVYPQIPLVGPYSDLGHPKELDARRPIQLNHDLFDHDALVFAPYGADLSLTLTEPESGHGVTVLTSGNPFVGVWSQYPNTGNFLCIEPWWGLADGVDSDGQLTHKPAMNQLAPGGVANYQFSIRPF
- the plsY gene encoding glycerol-3-phosphate 1-O-acyltransferase PlsY — encoded protein: MLKIILMVVIAYLLGSIPSGLWIGQHFYNKDIRQLGSGNIGTTNTYRVLGPKAGTVVLVMDILKGTLAASQPYLFHSNINPLLIGIFASLGHTVSIFDHFHGGKAVATSAGILLAYNPPMFLLASAIFVAVLLITSMASAASIIGITSIFVIALVMHDYILATVAGILTAVVIYRHRSNINRIIHGQESMVSFGLGHYLKNRK